A stretch of Lactuca sativa cultivar Salinas chromosome 6, Lsat_Salinas_v11, whole genome shotgun sequence DNA encodes these proteins:
- the LOC128126813 gene encoding uncharacterized protein LOC128126813, whose amino-acid sequence MSKRKYEYGASKRKRKMQEEAFIDKQKGSFLKYLTTNKNIDNEQQQTNVDNEQEQANVNNNDHEPTNIENDNEPTNTENGNEQTISQNNNEQTNIEFDNEQTNSENDKEQSNIEIDNEQTNSEDDNTPLNIYDPSRWNNISTNLRDLIVEKGPIKIYDFKFPKDQHSRSFSTSLYMQKIPNGEKYEQTWLVYSIDVDRVFCFCCKFFNVNTSICSLAHKGNNDWNNISSILKRHEASNGHILNMRS is encoded by the coding sequence ATGTCAAAGAGAAAATACGAATACGGTGCTTCAAAAAGGAAACgaaaaatgcaagaagaagctttTATAGATAAACAAAAAGGGtcgtttttaaaatatttaactacAAACAAAAACATTGATAATGAACAACAACAAACTAATGTTGAtaatgaacaagaacaagctAATGTTAATAATAATGATCATGAACCAACTAATATTGAAAATGATAATGAACCAACTAATACTGAAAATGGTAATGAACAAACTATTAGTCAAAATAATAACGAACAAACTAATATTGAATTTGATAACGaacaaactaatagtgaaaatgatAAGGAACAAAGTAATATTGAAATTGATAACGAACAAACTAATAGTGAAGATGATAACACACCTTTAAACATATATGATCCAAGTAGATGGAATAATATTAGTACTAACTTAAGAGATTTAATAGTAGAAAAGGGTCCTATTAAgatttatgattttaaatttcCAAAAGATCAACATTCAAGAAGCTTTAGTACATCTCTTTATATGCAAAAAATACCAAATGGAGAAAAATACGAACAAACATGGTTGGTTTATTCTATAGATGTAGATagagttttttgtttttgttgtaaattCTTTAATGTGAATACATCTATATGTTCGTTAGCACATAAAGGAAATAATGATTGGAATAATATTTCTAGTATATTAAAAAGACATGAAGCAAGTAATGGACACATTCTTAATATGAGGTCATGA
- the LOC111890214 gene encoding uncharacterized protein LOC111890214: MESLAIRHLICDYTTHGMVISVRNPQISPRIAKIGAQNRDKSFVLRSKKSNFQDFQGYAKPVRLLPAHEVKPTTDSSLEKLITSFKEDKLESLYKLTIQTSNYYGSGLTNSNSGILLCLVDENGDSILQRIAATSSTESIENDASDILHFTRGSINHFTFQGPTIGKLKALWIGLESGQWRPTGTRVICWSKSQQNNNNPYGIFQYDFIADDILLGGENDISMVELRPNSITNLSEDNLTSNQIFSQQSFLSNEESMKEYADLKFSLLLYDALLIISGTSIASFCGGGNAAFAFLTGGIGGFLYLLLLQRSVDELASPVLTRTGGLDEMFGRFKGQVLTLVLALGFVVIVVKLGSGDESLVLCPKDLVVGMMGFLSSKVAVVLAAFKPVQVVGVEERR, encoded by the exons atgGAATCACTTGCTATAAGGCATTTGATTTGTGATTATACGACTCATGGCATGGTGATATCCGTCAGAAACCCTCAAATTTCTCCGCGTATCGCTAAAATTGGGGCTCAGAATCGAGACAAGAGTTTTGTTCTTCGTTCCAAAAAATCAAATTTCCAAG ATTTTCAAGGTTACGCAAAACCTGTTCGTCTTTTACCAGCCCATGAAGTGAAACCAACCACAGATTCATCATTGGAGAAGCTGATCACATCTTTCAAAGAAGACAAACTTGAATCCTTATACAAACTCACAATTCAAACGAGTAATTACTATGGATCAGGTCTCACTAACTCAAATTCAGGAATATTACTTTGTTTAGTAGACGAAAATGGCGATTCAATCTTACAAAGAATAGCTGCAACTTCAAGTACAGAATCAATCGAAAATGATGCTTCCGATATTCTCCATTTCACAAGGGGATCCATTAATCATTTCACATTTCAAGGACCTACAATTGGAAAACTCAAAGCTCTCTGGATTGGCCTTGAATCAG GTCAATGGAGGCCAACTGGCACTCGTGTTATTTGTTGGTCAAAATCACAACAAAATAACAATAATCCATACGGGATTTTCCAATATGATTTCATAGCTGATGACATTCTACTCGGGGGCGAAAACGACATTTCCATGGTGGAACTTAGACCTAATTCAATCACCAATCTTTCAGAAGACAATTTAACCTCAAATCAAATCTTCTCCCAACAATCTTTCTTATCAAATGAAGAATCCATGAAAGAATACGCAGATTTAAAGTTCTCATTATTACTCTATGATGCACTTCTCATCATATCGGGAACTTCAATTGCATCTTTTTGTGGTGGAGGGAATGCAGCATTTGCTTTTTTGACAGGTGGAATTGGTGGGTTTTTGTATCTTTTGTTGTTACAGAGATCAGTTGATGAGCTGGCGTCACCGGTGCTGACTAGGACTGGCGGTCTTGATGAAATGTTTGGGCGGTTTAAGGGTCAGGTTTTGACTTTGGTTTTGGCACTTGGGTTTGTGGTTATTGTGGTTAAGTTAGGTTCGGGTGATGAGTCGTTGGTTTTGTGTCCTAAAGATTTGGTGGTTGGGATGATGGGGTTTTTGTCATCCAAAGTGGCGGTGGTATTGGCGGCGTTTAAGCCTGTTCAGGTGGTGGGGGTGGAAGAGAGGAGATAG